TTCAAGAGCGATTCTTAATAGCTGCCGAAAATAGACCCGCTTTTCTAAATCTCTATGCACAAACTGCTAATATTGATTTGATTTTATACCAAAGAGGGGCCGCAAATGGAGATAAATGGTTAGAAGATATAAATAACAGATCTATATCTCCGTTTAGTTCAAAAGACTATTATCAAGATTTAAAATTGAAAATAAAAAATTATACTAATTATTGTGCAGAAACATATAGAAACAGTTTAAATATCCTCAAAAATAAATCCGATATCCAATGGTCTATATATAATGGATATCGTAGAGTGGCGACTTTAGGTGCATTAGATTTAGTTGCATTATTTCCAAATTACGATATATGTATCTATCCAATACAAACACAAACAGAACTTACTAGAAAAGTTTATATGCCATCATTCTATTCAGAAAGACTTCCAAAAGGTAACATAGAAACATGGGAAAACTCACTTACACATCCCCCATCATTATTTACCTGGTTAAAAAAATTAGATCCTTATACAAAAAGTGAAAGATTCAATCCAGCTTTAGAGGTAGCTTCATTGTGTGGTCTTCATGCTGCACTTAGTTATACCCCACAAAATGGACCTGAATTTGCTGGTCCATTTCAAGGGATTCTTGGTACAAAAACAACACCACTAATAAGCTTTGATAATCAGTTTGTTTATAAATTATTTCTGACACAATATCGTCATCCAAATGATTGTTATTCAATATCCGGAATACCTAAGATAACCTTTTATATAAGTGACTATTATGGTAACTCGCGACCAAATAAAGAATATTCTTCAAATATACAATTAAGTTCTGTTATAACATCATATATGAATGGTCCACAAAATGCATCAACATCAAATAATATTTCTATTAAACAAACAAAACATATACTATCTGATATTAAAATGATATACACTCAAATTGGAGGAATATACCCATCGCATGATTTTGGATATTCATTTGCTTGGACACATACTAGTGTAGATCCTGATAATCTAATTGTTCCAAATAGAATTACACAAATTCCTGCTGTTAAAGCTTACTCTTTGACTTCACCAGCTAGAGTAATTGCAGGTCCTGGTCATACAGGAGGAGATTTAGTTGCTCTTCTAAACAATAATCTTGAAGCCGGTAGAATGCAAATCCAATGTAAAACAGGTAGCTTTACTGGAGCTTCCAGACGTTATGGTTTACGCATGCGATATGCTGCAAATAGTCAATTTACAGTGAATTTATCATATGTATTAAGTGGTACTACTTACGGTACATCATTTATTACAGAAAGTACATTTTCAAGACTTAATAATATAATACCAACAGATTTAAAATACGAGGAGTTTAAATATAAAGAGTATTCTCAAATTATTACAATGACTTTACCTGCAAATACAATAATAACTATATCTATTCAACAAGCAGTTGCGTCCTCAAATTATCAATTAATTATTGACAGAATCGAATTTTATCCAATGGATCAAGATGTAGTAGCTTGTACAGTGAACTAAAGTTTAGAAAAATCACAGACAGCAGTGAATGATTTATGTATCGAGTAGCACAAAGTATTTACTAAAGTAGATGGTATAGCTGTTCAAAAAAAGCGAAAAAGGTTGTGAATCTTATGTTTACAAGTGGGGCGAAAAACATGTTGAAAATAGAAACGACAGATCATGAAATAGATCAGGCGGCAATTTCTATAGAATGTATGTCAGATGAACAACATTCACAAGAGAAAATGATGTTATGGGATGAAGTAAAACATGCAAAATACCTTAGTCAATCTCGTAATCTACTTCAAAATGGAGAATTTGGAGACTTTTCTGGAAATGATTGGACATTCGGTAATGATATTATCATCGGATCCAATAATTCTATTTTTAAAGGAAACTTTCTTCAGATGCGTGGAGCAAGAGACATATATGGAACTCTATTCCCAACCTATATCTATCAAAAAATAGATGAATCCAAATTAAAACCCTATACACGGTATCGAGTAAGAGGGTTTGTGGGGAGTAGTAAAGATCTGAAATTAGTGGTAACACGTTACGGGAAAGAAATTGATGCCATTATGGATGTTCCCAATGATTTGGCCTATATGCAGCCTACCTCTTCATGTGGAGATTATCGCTGCGAATCATCGTCCCAGTATGTGAGCCAAGGGTATCCTATACCAGTAACAGATGGATATGCTTCTGATAGGTATGCATGCCAGCCCGATCGAGGTAAAAAGCATATGAAGTGTCACAATCGTCATCCATTTGATTTTCATATTGACACAGGCGAATTAGATACAAATACAAACGTAGGTATTGATGTCTTATTTAAAATTTCTAATCCAGATGGATACGCTACATTAGGGAATCTAGAAGTAATTGAAGAAGGCCCATTAACAGGTGAAGCGTTGGCACATGTGAAACATAAGGAAAAGAAATGGAATCAGCACATGGAGAAAAAACGCTTTGAAACACAACAAGCCTATGACCCAGCAAAACAGGCAGTAGATGGATTATTTACAAGTA
This Bacillus thuringiensis DNA region includes the following protein-coding sequences:
- a CDS encoding insecticidal delta-endotoxin Cry8Ea1 family protein, coding for MNSYQNTNEYEILDASQKNSTMSNRYPRCPLANNPQVPLQNTSYKDWLNMCQTITPLCTPVETDSDYVAAFIGVLGSIFGAMPGPGAAVGLFLSSFSTIIPILWPNDTTPIWKEFTKQGLQLFRPELGRDAIEIIGNDVQAEYNALKTMMQDFETKFATWDLNRTRANAIAVTTEFNSVKNQIIRLQERFLIAAENRPAFLNLYAQTANIDLILYQRGAANGDKWLEDINNRSISPFSSKDYYQDLKLKIKNYTNYCAETYRNSLNILKNKSDIQWSIYNGYRRVATLGALDLVALFPNYDICIYPIQTQTELTRKVYMPSFYSERLPKGNIETWENSLTHPPSLFTWLKKLDPYTKSERFNPALEVASLCGLHAALSYTPQNGPEFAGPFQGILGTKTTPLISFDNQFVYKLFLTQYRHPNDCYSISGIPKITFYISDYYGNSRPNKEYSSNIQLSSVITSYMNGPQNASTSNNISIKQTKHILSDIKMIYTQIGGIYPSHDFGYSFAWTHTSVDPDNLIVPNRITQIPAVKAYSLTSPARVIAGPGHTGGDLVALLNNNLEAGRMQIQCKTGSFTGASRRYGLRMRYAANSQFTVNLSYVLSGTTYGTSFITESTFSRLNNIIPTDLKYEEFKYKEYSQIITMTLPANTIITISIQQAVASSNYQLIIDRIEFYPMDQDVVACTVN